In Bos taurus isolate L1 Dominette 01449 registration number 42190680 breed Hereford chromosome 9, ARS-UCD2.0, whole genome shotgun sequence, a single genomic region encodes these proteins:
- the GPR63 gene encoding probable G-protein coupled receptor 63, giving the protein MVVSAVLTASHTGASNTTFVVYENTYMNITVPPPFQYPGVGPLLRYSVESLAPTGMSSLTVNSTAVSPTPAASKSLNLPLQIILSALMMFILCVSFLGNLVVCLMVYQKAAMRSAINILLASLAFADMLLAVLNMPLALVTILTTRWIFGKFFCRVSAMFFWLFVIEGVAILLIISIDRFLIIVQRQDKLNPYRAKVLIAVSWATSFCVAFPLAVGNPDLQIPSRAPQCVFGYTTDPGYQAYVILISLISFFLPFLVILYSFMGILNTLRHNALRIHSYPEGICLSQASKLGLMSLQRPFQMSIDMGFKTRAFTTILILFAVFIICWAPFTTYSLVATFSKHFYYQHNFFEISTWLLWLCYLKSALNPLIYYWRIKKFHDACLDMMPKSFKILPRLPGHTRRRIRPSAVYVCGEHRTVV; this is encoded by the coding sequence ATGGTCGTCTCCGCAGTGTTGACGGCATCCCATACTGGGGCATCCAACACAACGTTTGTAGTTTATGAAAACACCTACATGAATATTACAGTCCCTCCACCATTCCAGTACCCTGGCGTTGGTCCACTGCTTAGATACAGTGTTGAAAGCCTGGCTCCCACTGGGATGAGTTCCTTAACAGTGAATAGTACAGCTGTGTCCCCAACACCAGCAGCTTCCAAGAGCCTCAACCTGCCTCTCCAGATCATCCTTTCTGCTCTAATGATGTTTattctgtgtgtgtcttttcTTGGCAACTTGGTTGTTTGCCTCATGGTTTACCAAAAAGCTGCCATGCGCTCCGCCATTAACATCCTCCTGGCCAGCCTGGCCTTTGCAGACATGTTGCTTGCAGTGCTGAACATGCCTTTGGCCTTGGTCACTATTCTTACCACCAGATGGATTTTCGGGAAATTCTTCTGTAGGGTATCTGCTATGTTTTTCTGGTTGTTTGTCATAGAGGGAGTAGCCATCCTGCTCATCATTAGCATTGATAGGTTTCTTATTATAGTCCAGAGGCAGGATAAGCTAAATCCATACAGGGCTAAGGTTCTCATTGCAGTTTCTTGGGCAACTTCTTTTTGTGTAGCTTTTCCTTTGGCAGTAGGGAACCCTGACCTGCAGATACCTTCCCGAGCCCCACAGTGTGTGTTTGGGTACACAACCGATCCGGGTTACCAGGCTTATGTGATTttgatttctctcatttctttcttcctgccctTCCTGGTGATCCTGTATTCCTTTATGGGCATCCTCAATACTCTTCGGCACAATGCCTTGAGGATCCACAGCTACCCTGAAGGTATATGCCTCAGCCAGGCCAGCAAACTGGGTCTCATGAGTCTCCAGAGACCCTTCCAGATGAGCATTGACATGGGCTTTAAAACGCGTGCCTTCACAACCATTTTGATTCTCTTCGCTGTCTTCATCATCTGCTGGGCCCCATTCACCACTTACAGCCTTGTGGCAACGTTCAGCAAGCACTTTTACTATCAGCACAACTTTTTTGAGATCAGCACCTGGCTACTCTGGCTCTGCTACCTCAAGTCTGCGTTGAACCCACTGATTTACTACTGGAGGATTAAGAAATTCCACGATGCCTGCTTGGACATGatgcctaagtccttcaagatTTTGCCGCGGCTCCCTGGTCACACACGGCGACGGATACGCCCCAGTGCTGTCTATGTGTGTGGGGAACATCGGACGGTGGTGTGA